AAAGTCCGCCTAATAAACTTATATGAGAGGTAGATAAAGGGGAGGGTTAGGACAATAAAGTATATGGGAAATAGGACTTTTGTGGAAACGCGGGTCAAAATCATCGAGATACCGATAATCCCCCCGTCAATTAATTCATTGGGAAATAAGAACATTTTAATTGAGAGAGCAGCCAAAAAAGCCCCCACTGCCGTCCAGAAGTATGAGAGAATATGCTGAGTTTTAGACTTATGACTTGGATGTGTGCTGACCATTATTACTACCTAGTTTTTTGGCACTCTACCACGCCTTCAACTTTCTTTTCCACTACGAACCGACTTCAATTATCAAATTTCCAGGGTAGATTTTCTGAAATTAATCCGCGATTTTTTTATAATCTCTGGCCATGATCGTGTTTAATGTATTAAGAAATGGTTTTTTCGCCGCCTCAGACTGGAGAAGAGGCCCGAGAAGTTGTTGAGACCGCTTTCCTCCATGTAAAGGGAATTCCTGATGGAATGAAAAAGATCAATAGAGAGGGCTCAATTTTTGTTTTGCCCAGTGATCTCTGCCCTCATTTTGTCATCAAAATTGAGAATCTATCGATTTCTAAATTTTATTTTGGCGAGAAAACTTTTGAGGTTGAGGAAAAGTCTTTACAGCTTAGGGTTCCGATAGCGGATTTGTGGAGAAAGATCATTTTTGAAAATGGACTCGACCTTCTTTATGTTCCTAAGAAATGGGTCTTTTCAAAAGGGATTATTGCGGAAAAGCTTGATCTTTTAAGAGATACCAGGAAACTTTTTGAGGAGATGAGAGTTGCAAAACGTTGCCTCTTTATCGAGCAGCTGTGGACGTTTGTTTGTCTGACGAGGTTCCATGATATTAGAGGTAATGTTGCTTTGGCAAAAATTGATGGGGTTGCAAGACTGGTCATTTTTGATACGGAGCCCCCAGAGCGAATCTCTGAGGCGGATTTGGTAGGAAATTTTTGTGCTCAGGCACCCTTTCCATAAGATGAAAAAATAGATGTGATCGCAAAAGATCGCGGGAGACGAGACTCGAACTCGCAACTTCCAACGTGACAGGCTGGTGCTCTAACCAGTTGAACTACTCCCGCAACTGGATTTTTTAGTAGTGATGGGCGCAAAAGGACTCGAACCTATGACCGCCTGTGTGTAAGACAGGAGCTCTACCAACTGAGCTATACGCCCGTCATAAGTTCACTACTTTAAATCAATAGCGGAATTTTCTTCAAGTTTTTTCGAAAATAACGGTCAAAATACGCCTTTTTTTTATGGAAATGTGCATGGTCGGTTAGTTCACTGATCTGGATTGGGACCGCGGTGACAAACCCTTCTTTTAATAGAGCAATGTCGCTCTCTGGATGTTCTTCTAGATCATTAGATAGTTCATCGAGATGGAAGTCAAGATGCCCTTCGGGATGAAGTTTTTTTCGGAGTGATTCAAGCCAGAAAGAAAGTCCTTGTCTAGCAAATTTTACCCCTTGAATTTCCTCTTTTGGAAAATTAACGTTCAAGAAGCTTCCCTTCGGAAGGGGATTGTCGGCAACATATTGGACAATGAGTGCTAAGTACTCCTTAACATGTGGGAACGTTTTGGATTGACTACAGGTATAGGAAAAAGCGATTCCTGGAATTCCTTGTAAAATTCCTTGAATGACACATCCTGCTGTTCCACTTGAAAAGATGCCTCGTCCTGCATTGGAACCGTGGTTGACTCCCGAAACAATTAAATCCGGAGGAGAGTCAAGGACGCCTCCAATAGCAACCTTGACGCAGTCAGCAGGAGTTCCTCTGACCTTCCACGCTGGGGTTGCATCAAACCCTCCTGCTTTCTCAGCGCGCAGGGGACCATAAAAGGTGACACTTACCCCCATGCCTGACTGCTCTTCCATTGGAGCAACAATTGTAAGGTCAGCAATATCTTGAAGCCCTTCCCATAATGTTTTAAGACCAACAGCGTCGATTCCGTCATCGTTAGTGATTAGTATGTGCATGATGATGTTTACGCCTTGTGAAATACGATAAAGCGATAATAGCTAAGCTGCTCAATAAAAATCCAGGGACAAGGGTAGGAATATTAACCGAAAGGTGTTTGTCAATCAGAGGCCAGACGAGGGCAACAACAGCCCCGACAATAATTCCTCCCCAAGCGCCGTATTTATTGGCCTTTTTCGAGTAGAGGCAAAAGATAAGAAGAGGGCCAAAGGCTGATCCTAGTCCCGACCAAGCAAAAAACACGAGGGAGTAGATTGTGCTTACCTTGAAAAAAGCAATCAAGTACGCAAATGCTGTGACAAGAAGGATGAAAAGGCGCGAGACCCATAGAAGTTGTTTTGATGTGGCATTTTTATGGAAAATACGTTTGTAGAAATCTTCTGTCAAACTTGAAGCTAATACTAGAATCTGAGAATCCATGGTTG
The window above is part of the Candidatus Neptunochlamydia sp. REUL1 genome. Proteins encoded here:
- the surE gene encoding 5'/3'-nucleotidase SurE, coding for MHILITNDDGIDAVGLKTLWEGLQDIADLTIVAPMEEQSGMGVSVTFYGPLRAEKAGGFDATPAWKVRGTPADCVKVAIGGVLDSPPDLIVSGVNHGSNAGRGIFSSGTAGCVIQGILQGIPGIAFSYTCSQSKTFPHVKEYLALIVQYVADNPLPKGSFLNVNFPKEEIQGVKFARQGLSFWLESLRKKLHPEGHLDFHLDELSNDLEEHPESDIALLKEGFVTAVPIQISELTDHAHFHKKKAYFDRYFRKNLKKIPLLI